The region TGGGCGGTGGCCATCATGGGACAATTTAGAGATAGCGCTTAATATGAAGAGCAGGTCTTTGAATTGCGGAAAGAGATGAAATCCAACAGAAATGGAGAAGAATTTACAAactagacacacaaacacacagctgggtccagattcaaacccacaactttGGATGACCACACCACCTCTAAACATGTTGGCACGTATATATCCAATTCTTTGACTGTAGGTGACTTTTGCAGCAAACAATTACCAGCAGCAGGACGGTACAAAGTTAAACCCAGTAGGCCTCAGGTGCCGCTGTCCAATGAGGAGGCAGACAGACTCAGACCCACCCGGTAACGTGAGACAGATGAGGCTGGTCGCCAGGAGCGTCACGCACATGAACGCGATGAGCAGCACGATCTGCAATATGAAACAACCACGTCTGAGAGGCCGCAGGGTAACGGCGGGACCGAGCGGCCTGAGGGGGGAAAGCCTCGCTGGTCTCACCCTGAAGGGGAAGCGGACAGGCCGGCGGTACGGCTGGAAACCCACGGGGCCGCCCTGCTGGAGGATGGCTTGGTGAGCCGCGTGCAGCCCCTCCCCCACGGCCGGGGCCGCCTCCTCGTTGCGGACCTGCTGGTTGTTGTTGGCCTGTTGCTGGCCGTCGTCGTCGCTCTCCTCCTGGTCTCCAAGCAAGTAAGAGTGAAGATCTCTGGTGGATGGATTGTTAAGAATTCTATATTACAGGTACATGGAGAAGTTCATAAATACAATGCAACTAAAGCACTAAATACATCTTTCAATGATCCTTTATTAttttacatgtacagtataaaAATTTCATACTTcaaatattccatccatccatccatccatccatccatccatccatctatccgctTATCTTAGTCAAGAGATATtcttatcccaggcagcatagcacACAAGACTAGGGTACATCCCGAGGCATAGAGACAAGACAGGCAGGGTAGGCAATGGCCTGGGGCCCCAAGCTGTAAGGGGGCCCCCGAGGGCGGCCGATTATATAGTATATTTCGTTGACAAGTCTGATTTGTGTATTCTGTTTTCacaaaaaagtgaaaataaaagacttgtgtttattaaattctcttTGTTGATATTTTTAATTTAGACTACATGCTAAAATAATGGTAAAATATTATAAagtattcctggtcttagaggaatgtcttatgaggagaggttagctgagctgaatctgtttagcctcgaggaaaggagactaaggggggacatgatccaggtatataagattctaacaggtctggatactgttcagccaaatggctatattaatattagtttaaatattagaactcgacgccataagtggaaattagcgggagaacattttaaaattaatctTCTTTAcatagcgtgtagttagagtatggaatagtctccctgttagtgtagcacaagctaaatccctgggttcctttaaatcagagctagataagattttaatcaactatgagctattagttaagttctcctcaaacaaGCTCGATGggtcgaatggcctcctcttgtttgtaaatttcttatgttgttATACCATGTCAGGGAAGGGTGAGGTCGGGGGGGCATGGAGTTTGTTTGCCTAGGGCCCCCAGAGTCCCCATAAAAGCATCAGGGTCACCctaaacaggatgccagtccatcacagtgccCACACGCTAAAGGCAGTTTAGAAATGCACACCCTGCTAACTTCATGTGTTTTAAGTGGGAGGAAACAGGAAGAGGCGTGAGGTAACAGAGCTACCTACTGAGCCACTGTGTCACCCATATTCAAATGATTTCTCTGCACGAACTGATGATAAATAATACATTTAGACTGCAATCAATATAGGCAAACAAAGCTTTGTAGCTATGGCAAGCATCTGTCCTAAACATTAGCTGAAAGGTTAGCTGTCGTTACAACAGCAGTGAATGTGGGCGGCTAACATGGAGGTCACTACTCACAGCAAGTAACCGGCGGTGACGGTCCAGGCCCGCACCAGGCCCTTTAGCCACTGGCGGGTGTGGCCCTGCTCCAGTAATGCCGGCAGCAccacctgcagcagcagcagctccagtgACAGCTCACTTACTGGGGCGTCACTGGGTGGGGAAGGCGGGAGCACAGGCCTGTCAGTCAGAGATATATCAGGCCCCGGATTGGCCAGCGCGTCACCCGAAAGAGTCTTATTGATAGGCTCACAAATGTGACAATCATATATGACTGGAGGCTTCAGGCTACCCAATTGAACCACTTTGCTGTACATTTATGTACACTGCTGCCCCCCCAAATAGTTGCACACTTTAATATTTAGTTGGACCacctttagctttgattatggtGCACAGTCATGCACATTGTTTCCATGTGCTTATGCAACATCTGATCATTTGTTTTGCACCCAGATTTGCATTAATTTCTGCTTGAGATCTTGTATTGATGACAGGTGAGTCAAACCACTCTGTACAGTCTTCTTCAGCACATCTCAAAGACTTTCAATGGGGTTAAGGTTGAGACTGTGGTGGCCaattcatgtgtgaaaatgaatcctcatgctccctgaaccactctttgacaattccagcccaatgaatcttggcattaccatcctggaatatgcccatgcaattaggaaagaaaaaatcaatTGATAACCTGGCCATTGAGTGGATTCAAGTACTGACTCACGTTGTTGAGcagtaataatgatccagtcattggccCTTAAGTACTTAGTGATTTTAATTCAAATGGTGACTTTTTGTGGCCAGCCAGTGTATCACACTAACACAAAGTTACCCACCTGTAGAGCATTACGTTGTACGGAAGGAAGTTCGGAAAAACGAGTTTGATTATTCGTATGGGCAGCCACAGCATGAGAAGGACGATGGAACCGAACACCACCTGTGAGGAGAAATGTGTCTTTTTGGTTCGTCTGTAAACAGAAGCGAAGCAGAAGAGGAGTGAGGACAGATTATGAGTATAAAAGGGGAAGCGCCTTCGTACCACTGATAAAATGAACCGTCTAAGGTGTCTGTATATGGGCAGGTGGATCATCTCCTGCACAGGGTTAAAGTCGGGGTCGTTGAGGTTTCTCAGAAACCACAGGACACCAGGTCTCAGAACCTGAAAGTAAGGAGGCGTCCGTTAGTGTCCAGTGGCAACAGATACATACTGAGTGTTTGATCTCTCATATTTGCTGACCAAGGTTCCTAACATGGATATAGCCTCCTACCTCTCGCAGCAGAAGAATGAAAGATGCAAAGTAGAAGACGTAAACCATGCCCACCAGCCAATGCAGGAACATGGTCGTCCCGGGGGCCGAGTCAAAGCTCAGCTCTCTGTCTTTCAAAGAAGCGTCAAACATCTCCTGCGAGAGACATTTCCGAAGTCATTTTACAGTTCCTCAAGGGGTCGCTGGCTGGATGTTCCTTCTGCATGGATTTATTCTTAAACCAGGCAACTCATCAGATCTGGATGCAGACATACCAAGGAACAGATATCCAGCCACCAGCCACAAATCAGGGGGAAGATGCCGATCTCCACAACTACCAACAAAGACACCTGAAAAGAcacccattttttttcttgttatatttttttgcttttgatGCACTTAAAAAAATAGTGAcacaaataaaactgattacCTTTACAACAATGTAGCAAACACCTAACAAGCGTCGTGACCTCTGAAATCTCACCAGGGCTGCCAGACCCTAGATGCTGGCCGTTAAAGAGCAAACGCGCTTTGCACGTGGAAATTACTGGTTAACAGAGGGCATTAACACCTTGTCTTGCCATTTAAATTGGGCCATTATCCCACTAAGAGACAAAACATAAGAGAGAAAGACTAGACACAAAAGGATACATGACACACAATTAAGGTTACAGCCAGGAGGACATAGCCCACGATCGTCGTGATCAAGCCATCAAAGTGAGAAGCTTCTATCTAGaagaaagaaaaatataaatgtcataaaccCCACATGCCAGCAAGTTTTAACCTCTAAGCTTTGGATTTTATTGCAAGAGTTGATTTGAAGAAATGAGCTGGAATTTAATAACAGTCCCAAATCATTGGGTTTCTAAAATGTAtcagcttctcaaactcatgcATGTCATACTGTATTAAAAAGAGCAGAGAGCGGACTTACATAATCTTCAAAACCAAGTCCCACGACTGAGAAGTGACCGATGTGATACGGACAGAAAGCTGAAGGAAGAGAAAGATCTGCATGAGCCAAGCTCACACACTGCATTCCCGGTCATGAGATACTCAAACACAGCAAATTCACCTGTTGATATTTGTATCGTAACATCATCTAAGAAAACTAGAAAAAGTGTTGGGGGGGCCTTTTTCTTCCCATCGTGAGTCAAGCTTCAGCTCAGCCCTGATTCACCTCTATTATAAAACATCTCCCATGTCTACAAATAAGTCTTTGCTTTCTTCATATTTTTGTGGTTGTAGCTGCACGTGCCACAGGACAGACTGTGGATAATTAACAGACGTGACCGAAACACAGTCACTTCTCTGCCTCCTTCCTGTCATTAGTAACATCACAATGAAGCAGTGAAAGTGACTCCGGTATCACCACAGCGACATTAATTTCACTGTATATATGCGGATGTATTTCACCTTATAACTGCAGTACGGGGAGTTTAGCACATTCTGCTGACCAAAGCCTTTCTGGACTCTCATCAGCTAACCCACAAGGGAAATGCTTTAGAATAAAATGTAACTGGAATCACTGTCTACAATGTAACgtcaaacaaaatatgaaagacTGAATACCAAAAACAAGGATGAAGAGGGTGTTCAGTGAAATGACCCAGAAGACGTGTTCCTGGAAGAGAAGCACATATTCATAATTCACATATTCTCACTATATATAATTTCATATattaatctaaaaaaaaattatatttagacaaatttCAACAGAAATGTGGTTTTCGAAAGATGTGGTCAACTTCCACATTTCACTCAGTGTAGCATTATATGGAACCCTGTTCACTCATCTTCTGTCATgtgtaacaaaacaaaacaaaacaaaacaagacaaaacaaaacaaaacaaaacaaaacaaaacaatacaaTAATACACATACCAGGAACACCAAGGAGCCATCAAGTCCAAGCATCTGTGAAACAAACAAAAGTAACTGTCATCAAGTGGCTATAATGAATAGCTGACCCACCAACAGCCGCCGACACTGTAACCTACCCTCTCCCAAGTCAGCTCCTCTGCAGCTCGGTCCCAGTCCAGTGCATTCCAGTTCATGTCATCTACGTGGAGAACCAACCGGCACAGTCAAGCCGCGGGGCTCTTCTGGACGAGCGTCCATAGCACGAGTCCCGACGAAGCTGAACGTACCTTGGGCCCCGTTGTTGGCCTCCTCCCCGTCTTCTGCAGCGTCATCCTCCTCATCGTCATCCTCGTCGTCACCATCCTCGTCTTCCTCGGCGTCCAGCTGGGCCTCGGGGTCGTTaaccgcctcctcctcctctccgtGGCCATTAGGAACCACAGGCTGATTCTCCGCTGGACCGTTTTCCTCACCTGGCACCTTGAACAAGGAAATTACCCTCAATATTATAAAgcagtgatggccaaatgacgTTTCAAGAAGCACTTGCTGCATTTTCTGACTCCAATAGATGGTGCTGTCTGTTCAGGAAAGCGTGCCCCAAagtaaaccaagagcaccatctaatggctacaaaaaatacagcaaatggttcacgaagattcatttggccatcactactaTAAAGTCAAAGCATCACTGAATCTTTATATCCACGTATTTGACAGTATTTTGTCCTGAATAAGAGGGGTATGAATCTTGTTTCAATGCCCCTGATACCTCATTTGGTTGGCCAGCTTCATTGGGGGGCTGCTCCAGGTTCTGCTCCAGCCACTGGGGGGCGCCGCCATGGACGATCTGTTCCCGCAGCCACACCAGGCCAATGAAGGCACACAAGGTGCACGTCACCACGAAGCAGCCCTGCAAGCAGTCTGCCAGCAAATTCTCCCTGCGGTACAGCGGACAGACACACCATTACTCAGCCGCCCTGCATTCCAAACCTCTCGTTAAGCAAACAGCTCATCAAGCAGGCTGCTTTGCTCCAGCTTTGGATCAGAAGCTAACTACCAGCTTTGAAAATCCCTAAAATGAGGGAATTGGCCAGTTTTACTTCTATAATTATCATACTTATCACAGGCAGAAAAGGATACTGTTTTGTCATCTCTCCACATTTTCGACTGGTATATTAAAACGTAGTATAGGAAACGGATGGAAAAAATCTGTCTGAAAGTCTTAAGTTTTCTACCATCTGACATTCTGATCATCCACATGTGTGAACATGGTGAAAAGCTGAGCTCCAGTGGAGACTGGGCCAACCAGGTCAAACATTATGGCCTTTCCTGTTGGATTTATCAAATTGCTAAATATGTCCCTGATATAGGCTGAGTTGCATGGGAAATACCTACTCTCAGTACCCAACAGTATATCTGAAAATGAACCCAGCCCCAAAACTCAGCACTTGATGGCTGCATCATGAAATGTGTGGCAGTAACAGATGACCCGCCCCGGAATGCTCTGGAACCCCCTGGAAGGGGCTTTGCTCGGACGAGGCAGAACTGGCACTTACATGGATAGCATGTCTATGGGCAGCGTCAGTAGGGAGCTCACAGAGCCAGTAAACAGACACTTGTACATTCGACCTGTTTTGAAGACATCAGAGGACAGATATCAGATTGAGCACCACATTGAGCTGCTACTGCTTTAGATTTAACTTATTCACCCAACAGGCGTTTATGTGGCAGTACATGAAGAGGATATAAGCATTGAAACTTATATTGTGGTctgcattttatcatatttaacgCATCTATTTTGCATTAGCCTGAAACTGAGAACGGAACCAAAATTTTTTGTTATACTGTACAATTCCGCTCAGCTTCAGTCAAATCGATACAGTTTAAGTTAAGAGGTATAAATGCTTCCTACGgactagtgatggccaaatgaggcttcatgaaccatttagtGTATTTTTTAAACCCACTAGACGGTGCTCTTGGTTGACTTTGGAGCATGATTTGAGCGCTTTCTTGAAcagacagcaccatctagtggggtcagaaaatacagcaaatggttcatgaagcttcatttctaACCAACACAGACCCAGGCAGGAGGCACAGGCAAGGTTGTTTCAAAACTTCCAGAGGGGGGTGAACTCACATGCTGTCAGGGGGACCACCCCCAGCCAGGCAAAGGCCACAAGCGTGTAGTGGAACCAATAGCGTATGGCCGTGCCGATACTAGTCACCAGTCCCGCCAGGATATCCTGAACTGGAAGCCGAGACGGCATGTCGGGGGAATAAACTGGGAAAACAGATGAGAGGCCCTATTACGTGCAATAAActatcatcatcttcatcatcatcaaattATACATGCATGTAATGATGCATGTGCGTGCGCATGCTTGGCCAGATATTATATTTAATCTGTAACTGTATTTTGAAATTGTGGGAATGTCACCAATCATGTCCCAACCTCTGTAAAGCAGGTAACCGTTCTGAAAGACCTTTCTGTTTGCACAGCTTTGCTAAAGACTCTCAATACACCAGGGACACTGAGCTCCAGGAATTTTTAGACTGTTTTAAGACATCACATTTGTATTCAGAAACTATTGCACTTCTGCAATAATGTGCACATGCTTTGTTACTGCAAATATTTTCATAAGAAATCTGTACAACTCGTTGTTAAAGTGAATTTTTTTAACAGTTTTCTGTTCACGTGATTGCTGAGCTGGTTGACTCCTAAAAACACCATGACCGCCTTAATACCAGCTGCATATTTGAATTTTTGCTAGCATGTGGTGCCAAATATGAACAACATACATAACGCAAGCTGGTTAGGAAGCACCGCTATCCATATATCACACAGCAATAGGCAATTAGCTACTTACTTGGCGTGAATGCGAATCTGTGCTTGCATAATTCACAGTACTCTTTCCTGCTGTGCTTTAGCCATTGAACCAAGCTGTAAAGAAAAGAACGTTCTGGTTAATCATCAGCATCTTCCCCTAACCTGATTAATCACACATATGATGCTGGCTTATTGATCCTCAAAAAAGTTACAAAAATGAGAGGAATCACAGTGTCAAAAAACTGGCAGCATCCTGCAGGATTTTGTAGAGTCCCACCAGTCAAATGATTAAAGCTATTGTTTGAACACGAATTAacctcattttcatttttaaagcattatactgtttttttttcctattcaaAGGCCTAGATTAGATTATCAGCCTCAGTGCTACAACACGACACAAACCCACAGCACCTGCAGGACCTGGAAAGCATGCCTAGTCTTCCGGTGCCGCACTATAATACATAATGGACACCATTTGACTCTCTCCTGGTTTGCCACCCATTCACTGACCCAGAAATGGCCCTTTCTGTAAACAGCCTGTGTGGTAACTCCCCGCTGACCCATTTTACTCAGGTTCActaggcagctctgtgaggagaACCAAGACATCTGCTTTTTAAGCACATTACATTTCACATTACACTGACAATAAGGATACACTCAGTGGCTGGTTTAGGACATCCACCTGCTAGTTAACATCGCTCCTCTAAACAGTGAACTATGAGGCTGCACCTGAATACATTCAGAAGGCAACCAGAGCTGAGATGTTCAGTTATACTAGACTAAGCCTCAGAACAGCTAAGATGCTTGACATACACAATTCTGAACATGGTGTGATTGTTTATGCCGTAAGTCAGCGCTATTCAAATCACGGTGCTCTAGTCCCAAGcactgctggttttccagccttcctttagctgtgagccaggtgtgaagcctctgtggccaaCCAGAATCAgtgattattaaactaactacctgggagaactgagaacacggcctggatttggaatcgagggccagatCGAAGAGTCCTGCCATAAGTGATGGATCCAACATCACAGAAACAGCCATCTTCCTGGGATTCATTTGGACGCTacagtgtgtggagtttacagaggttattaaaaaatatatagtcaGGGCTTTGCTGTGGATGATGAGAGAGGTccgaggagaatggccagactcgCTAAAGCTAGCGGAAAGgccaaaaatacaaaaacaacagctcagtacaacagTGGTGTGCAGTGGCTTCTCTGAAGCACACCTCATGTGTCTTTACTGGGGTTCAGTAGGCAAATGTGGGTCCTATGTGAATCGGTGTGAGCtaagtgtacctaataaagagaGTACTGAGTGAACGCCCATAGGCTCCTACCATTCTTGGTGGATGAACTTAATGCTGCCGGTACAGACACAGGGGTGATAGAGGGGCTTGTCGGGGGTCCCTTCGGACCGGCACACCCTGCATATATCAGctggaaaacaaaagcaaatcAATTAGGACAGAAGACTCAGCCTCTCAATCAATGAGACATCAAACAACATTTAATGGCAACAAACTCAGTAAGGTTGACAGTCTTTAGGAACCTATATATTATGAGCCTAGACTTTGGAGGCAAGGACCTACATACCAAATACCACATGCAAAAATCAACAGATCATATTCAGATCAACAGATCATGTTCATTTATAACCTTAGAATGGCAAGAAAGATATTTATAACAGATTTTGTTGATTTCAAAAGTACTAAAAACAAAGGTTTACATTCAATGCAATGGTAATAGATTCGCACTTTAAAGCTGGTCCCAGATGCTCCTCAAAAGCATCTCACTCAGAGTGATAATCCAACATCTCTGCTGAATGTGAATTAACCACTTGCAAAATGGATTTATGGGGAGACGGTTAGTACAACCGTCGTACGAATGCATCGTAACGTCCTGCAAGCCAGTCCAATGAGGATCTGCGTTTTCATTCACCACATTTCCCGGCTTTACAGCACGTGCTGGGATGACAGGGGCCGCGCGTCAAAGCGAAACCCTTTAACCGGTTCCCGTCCAAAGCTTTGCAGCTttagtcagctggctggcgtgggattttcagttcgagacaAGCCTCACAGACATTTATAtgcatgttttattattttgtaaatagtctgtagggtttacaAACAACTCCAACTTTATATGTAGTTAATTTTAGATCTATAATGGAATAGTATAAATTTGCCatgagatttcttgcgtgagtgtgagagactgaaagcgtgagtgccACGCCAGATGTGtttgagttggcaaccctgcgtccAACGTGGGCAGAAATAAATGCATACAGAAGATATCCATGGCTGCACGGTCCTCGCCAAGTCTCTCCGATCACACGGCTCTGCTATGCAAGATACTGGAAGTGTGCAGAAGCACAGGTGTTGAAAGCACCGAGGACCTGCCACACGCCTACAACCAGCTGCATCTTACAAACACGCAAAAACAAACGAGTCCAGGTGGCGATTTCACTCTCCATAGTTACACTGATGACCGCTGCAACATTTCGGTCCACCTGTCACACATTGCTGATCAACTCCCTGTCTGCTATACAAATGACACTCTCTGCAAGTATCTGCCGGCTGGACACAACAGCATATAGTTAAGGTTATAAATaatgatctgtctcagtctGGTAGGGGAAGCGGCTCTGAGTCACAGCAAATTGGGAAGGCTAGTTGTCTGTCCGATTTGATCTCGTGTAGTTAATAATATCATATCTGCGGCCTTTTGAAACCTAAATGACAAGAGAGTGAACGAGAGCACTGGTAATCCTCAGACACGACATCGCTGTTTAAGGTAAAATTGGGTCCTGTCAGCGATACCTTCCTCGGCGGTGTCCATCTTGTAGGGTGACGCGCAGATCGGTGGCGCTTTTAGCCTGACAGACGACACATCGGCACGCCGTCTGGGAACCCGGCGATCAAAACAACTCAATCGGAAACAACGGACACCCCCAGATGAGACCCATGTAGCGGCTATTCCCCGGAGCGGGGACAAACTCTGCTGGTTCAGCACATTAAACTAAATGTAACCGTATACTTTGCGGACACCGGGGGTGAAAATCCGCACGGCAACGATCTTTTCGACACTTCGTGACTGGAGACGGCAATGTTTGGGTCTCACGAcattgcttttcattttacggCAGCAAAAATGTTGTAAGGACAGAGCGGTAGTGGAGTGGTTGCAATGTTTGGAGAGGACACCAGCAGCGGAGTGGAACTGGCTTTCACCCCTGACGTGACATGATACAGACCAGCCCGGGGAAtaggcagaggtggagatttcaggtccagaaagtagaaatccaaaccaggattttgtttcaaccaaccagttgagtataaagagtcacagtcacagagtactcaactggttggttgaaacaaaatcatggtctggatttgtactctctggacctgaaatctccacctctgggaatagggGTATCCTCCAAAGTGTCATCACAGGAAAAGACACTACTAAATAAGTTGAAAATTTATTCTAGTTTCAGAAAATGACAAAATACTAAATCAGACCAACGATTCCTTTTGGTGACAACCTGTTTCAGCAATTCAGCATCCAACTATGTacaatggtgcgtgagtgtgccctgtggtgggtcTATCCTGGGTTGCTCCTCACCTTGCGCCCGTAgcatctgggataggctctggaccccctgtaaccctgaataggacgagCAGtttcaaaaaatggatggatggaccgtcaacagaaataaaaataaaaagcaaaaaacacagagcaggacaaaacagagcaacatcataagtgcagacaggacacaaGCGCAACAATACAATctgacaagacaacatacagtgcaaattaaTGAATGGTAACAGTCTGAATGcagtatttgagttactgtatggtagcagcgaGGGATATtatgtgcaaaaatgctgtggCAGAATAGAGCTCCAGACCCCCACGAAGTTAGACAAATACCCAGGACGCTGCATGAAATCCAGGGGCAGCCACAGCACATACAGGGGTACAGCTGCAGGCTGCCATTGCCActattgcctgtaggtgtgaatgtgcgtGTGAAGGCTGTATATATGTACCCTGCGTTATGTTGGTGCCCCATTCTGAGttaatacatatacatatgtatACAGTACTACATATAAAAATGTTCTGATCCATGCTTGACATTTCTGACTTTATTTTTAGTGATTTCATTTGTTAGAATCTCATGCTCAGTAATCCTGACCAGTATGAACATTTGGAACATGGTTGGCTGGATATAATATTATGTCTGTGTGACAATCGGGTTGTTGGGACAGATATGACACTGTGTTTGTCAGAGTAGTAAAAGACTTTGTTGAaaatgcatttaattattttatgaaCACAGTGCAATGAAACTCATATGTGCATGCATACTACAATGCCAATTTTGACTCCAATAAAACTTACATAGGATTAGTTCTGacctatgtttttttttctttcacatAATAATACAAAGTTATTCAGTATATATTAGTACCAACAGAACTTGCACTACTCGTTGAAAAATGTTGAAAGGTGCTGAATGTCAGTCATGTTCGCGTTTAGAATGGTGATTAAAGCGAGGAATATTATTATATTGACAGTGTCATATTAAAGCATTGAGAAAGTAGAATATCTTTCGGCTTACGCTTGCGGCAAAGTTCCAAATTAGTCACAGCCTCCTCAGGATAAACCATGCTGGATATTTAAAAAGATTACTTGATACCACATTATGCAAAATCACTTCAATTGTAAATGTGCGGTGTATAGATCCAAGAAACTGCGAATGCAGTCGTGCAGTGGGACGACGTGGAAAAATCGATTTGTTGACAATTAACGCAACCATTAGCGTTTCAagaaacataatttttttaaatgccagGAATGTTACATTAGTTTTTCAGGAGTCAAACTTTTTTGTCAACTGTGTGGCGccgtggcttagttggttaaagcgcctgtctagtaaacaggagatcctgggttcgaatcccagcggTGCCTTTTCGTCTTAAGGAAATCCGAAACGTACTAGTTA is a window of Brienomyrus brachyistius isolate T26 chromosome 15, BBRACH_0.4, whole genome shotgun sequence DNA encoding:
- the LOC125708728 gene encoding E3 ubiquitin-protein ligase MARCHF6-like, yielding MDTAEEADICRVCRSEGTPDKPLYHPCVCTGSIKFIHQECLVQWLKHSRKEYCELCKHRFAFTPIYSPDMPSRLPVQDILAGLVTSIGTAIRYWFHYTLVAFAWLGVVPLTACRMYKCLFTGSVSSLLTLPIDMLSMENLLADCLQGCFVVTCTLCAFIGLVWLREQIVHGGAPQWLEQNLEQPPNEAGQPNEVPGEENGPAENQPVVPNGHGEEEEAVNDPEAQLDAEEDEDGDDEDDDEEDDAAEDGEEANNGAQDDMNWNALDWDRAAEELTWERMLGLDGSLVFLEHVFWVISLNTLFILVFAFCPYHIGHFSVVGLGFEDYIEASHFDGLITTIVGYVLLAVTLIVCHGLAALVRFQRSRRLLGVCYIVVKVSLLVVVEIGIFPLICGWWLDICSLEMFDASLKDRELSFDSAPGTTMFLHWLVGMVYVFYFASFILLLREVLRPGVLWFLRNLNDPDFNPVQEMIHLPIYRHLRRFILSVVVFGSIVLLMLWLPIRIIKLVFPNFLPYNVMLYSDAPVSELSLELLLLQVVLPALLEQGHTRQWLKGLVRAWTVTAGYLLDLHSYLLGDQEESDDDGQQQANNNQQVRNEEAAPAVGEGLHAAHQAILQQGGPVGFQPYRRPVRFPFRIVLLIAFMCVTLLATSLICLTLPVFAGRWLMSFWTGSAKVHELYTAACGLYVCWLSVRAITVLLAWMPQGRTVLILKVQEWSVMILKSLVVALLVAGVIPLLLGLLFEQVIVAPLRVPLDQTPLFYPWQDWALGVLHAKIIAAVTLMGPQWWLKVVIEQVYANGIRNMDLHFIIQKLAVPVISVLLLSLCVPYVIAAGIVPVMGVTAEMQNLVQRRIYPFLLMVVMLIGILFFQIRQFKRLYEHIKNDKYLVGQRLVNYERKAGKANVAPPPSSTQE